Proteins encoded together in one Cydia pomonella isolate Wapato2018A chromosome 10, ilCydPomo1, whole genome shotgun sequence window:
- the LOC133522414 gene encoding uncharacterized protein LOC133522414 — MSVRLADGVSRDMTVLTAEVEVTLKHKTRKTSFVIFPDAVGNENESLLGIDFLKNFDLVVDFRDDLWYFAENSKQKYELQFESVSPPTLCVAALEVLRENEATLLNAQQRELLAQLLTGNRDLFEPGGGPTPFAEHRIDTGDHAPIAVPPYRVTPAKKEVMRAEIEKMLADDIIEECESPWGSPALLVPKANGKSRQPGDVFDVGDSVLIKSHVLSNASKNVSAKFVPKRDGPYLVVKKVSPTTYLVADPKSPGEVLGKYHSSQLVRYNSRDDVLPSPVVPKRNRGRPRNRDQSVVRVHGRGRLHELEGESIACDRDDTPTRSLEVVGTPTLRLPNRTNRGRPPARFLTG, encoded by the exons ATGAGTGTTAGGTTGGCAGACGGTGTTAGTAGGGATATGACTGTACTAACCGCGGAGGTGGAGGTGACACTGAAACACAAGACAAGAAAAACTAGTTTTGTGATTTTTCCTGATGCCGTCGGTAACGAGAACGAGTCTCTCTTAGGAATAGATTTCCTTAAGAACTTCGATTTAGTCGTTGATTTTCGCGATGATCTCTGGTATTTCGCTGAAAATAGTAAGCAAAAGTATGAGTTACAGTTCGAAAGCGTGTCACCTCCCACTCTGTGTGTTGCTGCTTTAGAGGTGCTTCGGGAGAACGAGGCTACGTTGCTGAACGCACAACAACGCGAGTTGCTTGCCCAGTTGCTCACTGGGAACAGGGATCTGTTTGAGCCAGGGGGAGGGCCAACTCCTTTTGCTGAGCACAGGATCGACACGGGTGACCATGCACCTATCGCGGTGCCGCCTTATCGTGTCACACCTGCCAAGAAGGAGGTGATGcgagcggaaatagagaagatGCTGGCGGACGATATAATAGAAGAGTGCGAGTCCCCATGGGGCTCCCCAGCTCTTTTGGTCCCCAAGGCTAATGGCAAG TCTCGTCAGCCAGGTGATGTATTTGACGTCGGGGACAGTGTCCTCATTAAGTCACACGTTCTGAGCAACGCATCAAAGAACGTCTCAGCCAAGTTCGTGCCAAAAAGAGATGGCCCTTACCTGGTTGTTAAGAAGGTTAGTCCGACAACTTACCTAGTCGCTGATCCTAAGTCACCCGGTGAGGTTCTGGGCAAGTATCACTCCTCTCAGCTGGTTCGTTATAATAGTAGGGATGACGTCCTTCCTTCTCCCGTAGTGCCTAAACGAAATAGAGGTCGTCCACGTAACCGAGACCAGAGTGTTGTGCGAGTCCATGGACGTGGGCGTCTTCATGAACTCGAGGGGGAGTCTATAGCGTGTGACAGAGACGACACGCCTACGCGTTCGTTGGAAGTAGTTGGCACTCCAACTTTGCGCCTTCCCAATAGAACTAATCGAGGTCGACCTCCGGCTCGGTTCCTGACAGGTTAA